The following proteins are co-located in the Theropithecus gelada isolate Dixy chromosome 19, Tgel_1.0, whole genome shotgun sequence genome:
- the PODNL1 gene encoding podocan-like protein 1 isoform X4, giving the protein MWLSLLLFLLLPGPLPVAGMEDAAFPHLGESSQPPPRACPPRCSCPRVDTVDCDGLDLRVFPDNITRAAQHLSLQNNQLQELPYNELSRLSGLRTLNLHNNLISSEGLPDEAFESLTQLQHIYVAHNKLSVAPQFLPRSLRVADLAANQVMEIFPLTFGEKPALRSVYLHNNQLSNAGLPPDAFRGSEAVTTLSLSNNRFSYLPPSLPPSLERLHLQNNLISKVPRGALSRQTQLRELYLQHNQLTDSGLDATTFSKLHSLEYLDLSHNQLTTVPAGLPRTLAILHLGRNRIRQVEAARLHGARGLRYLLLQHNQLGSSGLPAGALRPLRGLHTLHLYGNGLDRVPLALPRRLRALVLPHNHVATLGARDLAATPGLMELNLAYNRLTSARVHHRAFRRLRTLRSLDLAGNQLTRLPMGLPTGLHTLRLQRNQLRMLEPEPLTGLDQLQELSLAHNRLRVGDIGPGTWHELQALQVRHRLVSHTLPRASPSPCLHCHIPNILVSWSSNQNKKMVRVG; this is encoded by the exons ATG TGGCTAAGCCTGCTGCTGTTCCTGCTGTTGCCGGGCCCCCTGCCCGTGGCTGGCATGGAGGACGCTGCCTTCCCTCACCTGGGGGAGAGCTCGCAGCCCCCGCCCCGGGCCTGCCCCCCGCGCTGCTCCTGCCCCCGAGTCGACACTGTGGACTGTGATGGCTTGGACCTTCGGGTGTTCCCGGACAACATCACCAGAGCCGCTCAGCACCTCTCCTTGCAG AACAACCAGCTCCAGGAACTCCCCTACAATGAGCTGTCCCGCCTCAGTGGCCTGCGAACCCTCAACCTCCACAACAACCTCATCTCCTCAGAAG GCCTTCCTGACGAGGCCTTCGAGTCCCTCACCCAGCTGCAGCACATCTACGTGGCTCACAACAAG cTCTCAGTGGCCCCTCAGTTTCTGCCCCGGTCCCTCCGCGTCGCGGATCTGGCTGCCAACCAAGTGATGGAGATCTTCCCCCTCACCTTTGGGGAGAAGCCGGCACTCAG GTCCGTGTACCTCCACAACAACCAGCTGAGCAACGCTGGCCTGCCCCCTGACGCCTTCCGCGGCTCCGAGGCCGTCACCACCCTCAGCCTCTCGAACAACCGGTTCAGTTACCTGCCGCCCAGCCTGCCACCCTCACTTGAGCGGCTCCACCTGCAG AACAATCTCATCTCCAAGGTGCCCCGAGGAGCCCTGAGCCGCCAGACTCAACTCCGCGAGCTCTACCTCCAGCACAACCAGCTGACCGACAGCGGCCTGGATGCCACCACCTTCAG CAAGCTGCATAGCCTTGAATACCTGGATCTCTCCCATAACCAGCTGACCACCGTGCCCGCCGGCCTGCCCCGGACCCTGGCTATCCTGCACCTGGGCCGCAACCGCATCCGACAGGTGGAGGCAGCTCGGCTGCACGGGGCACGTGGTCTGCGCTATTTGTTGCTGCAGCACAACCAGCTGGGGAGCTCAGGGCTGCCCGCCGGGGCTCTGCGGCCGCTGCGGGGCCTGCACACGCTGCACCTCTATGGCAATGGGCTGGACCGCGTGCCTCTGGCCCTGCCCCGCCGCCTGCGTGCCCTGGTGCTGCCCCACAACCACGTGGCCACGCTGGGTGCCCGCGACCTGGCCGCCACACCGGGCCTGATGGAGCTTAACCTGGCCTATAACCGCCTGACCAGCGCCCGCGTGCACCACCGGGCCTTCCGCCGGCTGCGCACCCTGCGCAGCCTGGACCTGGCGGGGAATCAGCTAACCCGGCTGCCCATGGGCCTGCCCACTGGCCTGCACACCCTGCGGCTGCAACGCAACCAGCTGCGGATGCTCGAGCCCGAACCTCTGACCGGCCTGGACCAACTGCAGGAGCTCAGCCTGGCGCACAACCGGCTCCGGGTCGGTGACATCGGGCCAGGCACCTGGCATGAGCTCCAAGCCCTCCAGGTCAGGCACAGGCTGGTTAGCCACACTCTCCCCAGGGCCTCTCCATCCCCCTGCCTGCACTGCCACATCCCAAACATTCTAGTTAGCTGGTCAAGCAATCAGAACAAGAAAATGGTAAGAGTGGGTTAG
- the PODNL1 gene encoding podocan-like protein 1 isoform X3, whose product MGRPTQWLSLLLFLLLPGPLPVAGMEDAAFPHLGESSQPPPRACPPRCSCPRVDTVDCDGLDLRVFPDNITRAAQHLSLQNNQLQELPYNELSRLSGLRTLNLHNNLISSEGLPDEAFESLTQLQHIYVAHNKLSVAPQFLPRSLRVADLAANQVMEIFPLTFGEKPALRSVYLHNNQLSNAGLPPDAFRGSEAVTTLSLSNNRFSYLPPSLPPSLERLHLQNNLISKVPRGALSRQTQLRELYLQHNQLTDSGLDATTFSKLHSLEYLDLSHNQLTTVPAGLPRTLAILHLGRNRIRQVEAARLHGARGLRYLLLQHNQLGSSGLPAGALRPLRGLHTLHLYGNGLDRVPLALPRRLRALVLPHNHVATLGARDLAATPGLMELNLAYNRLTSARVHHRAFRRLRTLRSLDLAGNQLTRLPMGLPTGLHTLRLQRNQLRMLEPEPLTGLDQLQELSLAHNRLRVGDIGPGTWHELQALQVRHRLVSHTLPRASPSPCLHCHIPNILVSWSSNQNKKMVRVG is encoded by the exons TGGCTAAGCCTGCTGCTGTTCCTGCTGTTGCCGGGCCCCCTGCCCGTGGCTGGCATGGAGGACGCTGCCTTCCCTCACCTGGGGGAGAGCTCGCAGCCCCCGCCCCGGGCCTGCCCCCCGCGCTGCTCCTGCCCCCGAGTCGACACTGTGGACTGTGATGGCTTGGACCTTCGGGTGTTCCCGGACAACATCACCAGAGCCGCTCAGCACCTCTCCTTGCAG AACAACCAGCTCCAGGAACTCCCCTACAATGAGCTGTCCCGCCTCAGTGGCCTGCGAACCCTCAACCTCCACAACAACCTCATCTCCTCAGAAG GCCTTCCTGACGAGGCCTTCGAGTCCCTCACCCAGCTGCAGCACATCTACGTGGCTCACAACAAG cTCTCAGTGGCCCCTCAGTTTCTGCCCCGGTCCCTCCGCGTCGCGGATCTGGCTGCCAACCAAGTGATGGAGATCTTCCCCCTCACCTTTGGGGAGAAGCCGGCACTCAG GTCCGTGTACCTCCACAACAACCAGCTGAGCAACGCTGGCCTGCCCCCTGACGCCTTCCGCGGCTCCGAGGCCGTCACCACCCTCAGCCTCTCGAACAACCGGTTCAGTTACCTGCCGCCCAGCCTGCCACCCTCACTTGAGCGGCTCCACCTGCAG AACAATCTCATCTCCAAGGTGCCCCGAGGAGCCCTGAGCCGCCAGACTCAACTCCGCGAGCTCTACCTCCAGCACAACCAGCTGACCGACAGCGGCCTGGATGCCACCACCTTCAG CAAGCTGCATAGCCTTGAATACCTGGATCTCTCCCATAACCAGCTGACCACCGTGCCCGCCGGCCTGCCCCGGACCCTGGCTATCCTGCACCTGGGCCGCAACCGCATCCGACAGGTGGAGGCAGCTCGGCTGCACGGGGCACGTGGTCTGCGCTATTTGTTGCTGCAGCACAACCAGCTGGGGAGCTCAGGGCTGCCCGCCGGGGCTCTGCGGCCGCTGCGGGGCCTGCACACGCTGCACCTCTATGGCAATGGGCTGGACCGCGTGCCTCTGGCCCTGCCCCGCCGCCTGCGTGCCCTGGTGCTGCCCCACAACCACGTGGCCACGCTGGGTGCCCGCGACCTGGCCGCCACACCGGGCCTGATGGAGCTTAACCTGGCCTATAACCGCCTGACCAGCGCCCGCGTGCACCACCGGGCCTTCCGCCGGCTGCGCACCCTGCGCAGCCTGGACCTGGCGGGGAATCAGCTAACCCGGCTGCCCATGGGCCTGCCCACTGGCCTGCACACCCTGCGGCTGCAACGCAACCAGCTGCGGATGCTCGAGCCCGAACCTCTGACCGGCCTGGACCAACTGCAGGAGCTCAGCCTGGCGCACAACCGGCTCCGGGTCGGTGACATCGGGCCAGGCACCTGGCATGAGCTCCAAGCCCTCCAGGTCAGGCACAGGCTGGTTAGCCACACTCTCCCCAGGGCCTCTCCATCCCCCTGCCTGCACTGCCACATCCCAAACATTCTAGTTAGCTGGTCAAGCAATCAGAACAAGAAAATGGTAAGAGTGGGTTAG
- the PODNL1 gene encoding podocan-like protein 1 isoform X1 encodes MWLSLLLFLLLPGPLPVAGMEDAAFPHLGESSQPPPRACPPRCSCPRVDTVDCDGLDLRVFPDNITRAAQHLSLQNNQLQELPYNELSRLSGLRTLNLHNNLISSEGLPDEAFESLTQLQHIYVAHNKLSVAPQFLPRSLRVADLAANQVMEIFPLTFGEKPALRSVYLHNNQLSNAGLPPDAFRGSEAVTTLSLSNNRFSYLPPSLPPSLERLHLQNNLISKVPRGALSRQTQLRELYLQHNQLTDSGLDATTFSKLHSLEYLDLSHNQLTTVPAGLPRTLAILHLGRNRIRQVEAARLHGARGLRYLLLQHNQLGSSGLPAGALRPLRGLHTLHLYGNGLDRVPLALPRRLRALVLPHNHVATLGARDLAATPGLMELNLAYNRLTSARVHHRAFRRLRTLRSLDLAGNQLTRLPMGLPTGLHTLRLQRNQLRMLEPEPLTGLDQLQELSLAHNRLRVGDIGPGTWHELQALQMLDLSHNELSFVPPDLPEALEELHLEGNRIGHVGPEAFLSTPRLRALFLRCPEGGWRGGGGQGRACEGHDRLSVQGQQASHDEHRGRGLPGAPKPARGGHSRESGAGPDPAASHHPTWATGRGPLILERSSRAAQTPGAPLGRGLKRQHPLWALCLALLGLQGWACSAWHWPRHRGTQLAYSRLTDHAGLAGHALPQTPNTDGGSNNKAKPFQRSARTRHPLGALSTDSSPRPVQLGKLRLCDAKWVRTEF; translated from the exons ATG TGGCTAAGCCTGCTGCTGTTCCTGCTGTTGCCGGGCCCCCTGCCCGTGGCTGGCATGGAGGACGCTGCCTTCCCTCACCTGGGGGAGAGCTCGCAGCCCCCGCCCCGGGCCTGCCCCCCGCGCTGCTCCTGCCCCCGAGTCGACACTGTGGACTGTGATGGCTTGGACCTTCGGGTGTTCCCGGACAACATCACCAGAGCCGCTCAGCACCTCTCCTTGCAG AACAACCAGCTCCAGGAACTCCCCTACAATGAGCTGTCCCGCCTCAGTGGCCTGCGAACCCTCAACCTCCACAACAACCTCATCTCCTCAGAAG GCCTTCCTGACGAGGCCTTCGAGTCCCTCACCCAGCTGCAGCACATCTACGTGGCTCACAACAAG cTCTCAGTGGCCCCTCAGTTTCTGCCCCGGTCCCTCCGCGTCGCGGATCTGGCTGCCAACCAAGTGATGGAGATCTTCCCCCTCACCTTTGGGGAGAAGCCGGCACTCAG GTCCGTGTACCTCCACAACAACCAGCTGAGCAACGCTGGCCTGCCCCCTGACGCCTTCCGCGGCTCCGAGGCCGTCACCACCCTCAGCCTCTCGAACAACCGGTTCAGTTACCTGCCGCCCAGCCTGCCACCCTCACTTGAGCGGCTCCACCTGCAG AACAATCTCATCTCCAAGGTGCCCCGAGGAGCCCTGAGCCGCCAGACTCAACTCCGCGAGCTCTACCTCCAGCACAACCAGCTGACCGACAGCGGCCTGGATGCCACCACCTTCAG CAAGCTGCATAGCCTTGAATACCTGGATCTCTCCCATAACCAGCTGACCACCGTGCCCGCCGGCCTGCCCCGGACCCTGGCTATCCTGCACCTGGGCCGCAACCGCATCCGACAGGTGGAGGCAGCTCGGCTGCACGGGGCACGTGGTCTGCGCTATTTGTTGCTGCAGCACAACCAGCTGGGGAGCTCAGGGCTGCCCGCCGGGGCTCTGCGGCCGCTGCGGGGCCTGCACACGCTGCACCTCTATGGCAATGGGCTGGACCGCGTGCCTCTGGCCCTGCCCCGCCGCCTGCGTGCCCTGGTGCTGCCCCACAACCACGTGGCCACGCTGGGTGCCCGCGACCTGGCCGCCACACCGGGCCTGATGGAGCTTAACCTGGCCTATAACCGCCTGACCAGCGCCCGCGTGCACCACCGGGCCTTCCGCCGGCTGCGCACCCTGCGCAGCCTGGACCTGGCGGGGAATCAGCTAACCCGGCTGCCCATGGGCCTGCCCACTGGCCTGCACACCCTGCGGCTGCAACGCAACCAGCTGCGGATGCTCGAGCCCGAACCTCTGACCGGCCTGGACCAACTGCAGGAGCTCAGCCTGGCGCACAACCGGCTCCGGGTCGGTGACATCGGGCCAGGCACCTGGCATGAGCTCCAAGCCCTCCAG ATGCTGGACCTCAGCCACAACGAGCTGTCCTTTGTGCCCCCGGACCTGCCTGAGGCCCTGGAGGAGCTGCACCTTGAGGGCAATCGCATCGGCCACGTGGGCCCCGAGGCCTTCCTCAGCACGCCCCGCCTGCGTGCCCTCTTCCTCAGGTGCCCCGAGGGTGGCTGgaggggtggaggtgggcaggggagggCCTGTGAGGGTCACGACCGCCTCTCTGTGCAGGGCCAACAGGCTTCACATGACGAGCATCGCGGCCGAGGCCTTCCTGGGGCTCCCAAACCTGCGCGTGGTGGACACAGCAGGGAATCCGGAGCAGGTCCTGATCCAGCTGCCTCCCACCACCCCACGTGGGCCACGGGCAGGGGGCCCCTGATCCTGGAGAGGTCCAGCAGAGCAGCCCAGACTCCTGGGGCTCCGCTGGGCCGTGGACTGAAGAGACAACACCCACTGTGGGCCCTCTGTCTggctctcctgggcctccagggctGGGCCTGCTCTGCCTGGCACTGGCCAAGGCACCGAGGCACGCAGCTAGCATACTCCAGGCTCACAGACCACGCTGGCCTGGCAGGACACGCCCTACCCCAAACTCCCAACACGGATGGAGGCAGCAACAATAAAGCCAAACCCTTCCAGCGCTCAGCACGGACCAGGCACCCTTTGGGGGCTCTGTCCACAGACTCCTCCCCACGACCAGtccagctggggaaactgaggctctgcgATGCTAAGTGGGTCAGGACTGAATTTTGA
- the PODNL1 gene encoding podocan-like protein 1 isoform X6, with protein MGRPTQWLSLLLFLLLPGPLPVAGMEDAAFPHLGESSQPPPRACPPRCSCPRVDTVDCDGLDLRVFPDNITRAAQHLSLQNNQLQELPYNELSRLSGLRTLNLHNNLISSEGLPDEAFESLTQLQHIYVAHNKNNLISKVPRGALSRQTQLRELYLQHNQLTDSGLDATTFSKLHSLEYLDLSHNQLTTVPAGLPRTLAILHLGRNRIRQVEAARLHGARGLRYLLLQHNQLGSSGLPAGALRPLRGLHTLHLYGNGLDRVPLALPRRLRALVLPHNHVATLGARDLAATPGLMELNLAYNRLTSARVHHRAFRRLRTLRSLDLAGNQLTRLPMGLPTGLHTLRLQRNQLRMLEPEPLTGLDQLQELSLAHNRLRVGDIGPGTWHELQALQVRHRLVSHTLPRASPSPCLHCHIPNILVSWSSNQNKKMVRVG; from the exons TGGCTAAGCCTGCTGCTGTTCCTGCTGTTGCCGGGCCCCCTGCCCGTGGCTGGCATGGAGGACGCTGCCTTCCCTCACCTGGGGGAGAGCTCGCAGCCCCCGCCCCGGGCCTGCCCCCCGCGCTGCTCCTGCCCCCGAGTCGACACTGTGGACTGTGATGGCTTGGACCTTCGGGTGTTCCCGGACAACATCACCAGAGCCGCTCAGCACCTCTCCTTGCAG AACAACCAGCTCCAGGAACTCCCCTACAATGAGCTGTCCCGCCTCAGTGGCCTGCGAACCCTCAACCTCCACAACAACCTCATCTCCTCAGAAG GCCTTCCTGACGAGGCCTTCGAGTCCCTCACCCAGCTGCAGCACATCTACGTGGCTCACAACAAG AACAATCTCATCTCCAAGGTGCCCCGAGGAGCCCTGAGCCGCCAGACTCAACTCCGCGAGCTCTACCTCCAGCACAACCAGCTGACCGACAGCGGCCTGGATGCCACCACCTTCAG CAAGCTGCATAGCCTTGAATACCTGGATCTCTCCCATAACCAGCTGACCACCGTGCCCGCCGGCCTGCCCCGGACCCTGGCTATCCTGCACCTGGGCCGCAACCGCATCCGACAGGTGGAGGCAGCTCGGCTGCACGGGGCACGTGGTCTGCGCTATTTGTTGCTGCAGCACAACCAGCTGGGGAGCTCAGGGCTGCCCGCCGGGGCTCTGCGGCCGCTGCGGGGCCTGCACACGCTGCACCTCTATGGCAATGGGCTGGACCGCGTGCCTCTGGCCCTGCCCCGCCGCCTGCGTGCCCTGGTGCTGCCCCACAACCACGTGGCCACGCTGGGTGCCCGCGACCTGGCCGCCACACCGGGCCTGATGGAGCTTAACCTGGCCTATAACCGCCTGACCAGCGCCCGCGTGCACCACCGGGCCTTCCGCCGGCTGCGCACCCTGCGCAGCCTGGACCTGGCGGGGAATCAGCTAACCCGGCTGCCCATGGGCCTGCCCACTGGCCTGCACACCCTGCGGCTGCAACGCAACCAGCTGCGGATGCTCGAGCCCGAACCTCTGACCGGCCTGGACCAACTGCAGGAGCTCAGCCTGGCGCACAACCGGCTCCGGGTCGGTGACATCGGGCCAGGCACCTGGCATGAGCTCCAAGCCCTCCAGGTCAGGCACAGGCTGGTTAGCCACACTCTCCCCAGGGCCTCTCCATCCCCCTGCCTGCACTGCCACATCCCAAACATTCTAGTTAGCTGGTCAAGCAATCAGAACAAGAAAATGGTAAGAGTGGGTTAG
- the PODNL1 gene encoding podocan-like protein 1 isoform X2 — translation MGRPTQWLSLLLFLLLPGPLPVAGMEDAAFPHLGESSQPPPRACPPRCSCPRVDTVDCDGLDLRVFPDNITRAAQHLSLQNNQLQELPYNELSRLSGLRTLNLHNNLISSEGLPDEAFESLTQLQHIYVAHNKLSVAPQFLPRSLRVADLAANQVMEIFPLTFGEKPALRSVYLHNNQLSNAGLPPDAFRGSEAVTTLSLSNNRFSYLPPSLPPSLERLHLQNNLISKVPRGALSRQTQLRELYLQHNQLTDSGLDATTFSKLHSLEYLDLSHNQLTTVPAGLPRTLAILHLGRNRIRQVEAARLHGARGLRYLLLQHNQLGSSGLPAGALRPLRGLHTLHLYGNGLDRVPLALPRRLRALVLPHNHVATLGARDLAATPGLMELNLAYNRLTSARVHHRAFRRLRTLRSLDLAGNQLTRLPMGLPTGLHTLRLQRNQLRMLEPEPLTGLDQLQELSLAHNRLRVGDIGPGTWHELQALQMLDLSHNELSFVPPDLPEALEELHLEGNRIGHVGPEAFLSTPRLRALFLRANRLHMTSIAAEAFLGLPNLRVVDTAGNPEQVLIQLPPTTPRGPRAGGP, via the exons TGGCTAAGCCTGCTGCTGTTCCTGCTGTTGCCGGGCCCCCTGCCCGTGGCTGGCATGGAGGACGCTGCCTTCCCTCACCTGGGGGAGAGCTCGCAGCCCCCGCCCCGGGCCTGCCCCCCGCGCTGCTCCTGCCCCCGAGTCGACACTGTGGACTGTGATGGCTTGGACCTTCGGGTGTTCCCGGACAACATCACCAGAGCCGCTCAGCACCTCTCCTTGCAG AACAACCAGCTCCAGGAACTCCCCTACAATGAGCTGTCCCGCCTCAGTGGCCTGCGAACCCTCAACCTCCACAACAACCTCATCTCCTCAGAAG GCCTTCCTGACGAGGCCTTCGAGTCCCTCACCCAGCTGCAGCACATCTACGTGGCTCACAACAAG cTCTCAGTGGCCCCTCAGTTTCTGCCCCGGTCCCTCCGCGTCGCGGATCTGGCTGCCAACCAAGTGATGGAGATCTTCCCCCTCACCTTTGGGGAGAAGCCGGCACTCAG GTCCGTGTACCTCCACAACAACCAGCTGAGCAACGCTGGCCTGCCCCCTGACGCCTTCCGCGGCTCCGAGGCCGTCACCACCCTCAGCCTCTCGAACAACCGGTTCAGTTACCTGCCGCCCAGCCTGCCACCCTCACTTGAGCGGCTCCACCTGCAG AACAATCTCATCTCCAAGGTGCCCCGAGGAGCCCTGAGCCGCCAGACTCAACTCCGCGAGCTCTACCTCCAGCACAACCAGCTGACCGACAGCGGCCTGGATGCCACCACCTTCAG CAAGCTGCATAGCCTTGAATACCTGGATCTCTCCCATAACCAGCTGACCACCGTGCCCGCCGGCCTGCCCCGGACCCTGGCTATCCTGCACCTGGGCCGCAACCGCATCCGACAGGTGGAGGCAGCTCGGCTGCACGGGGCACGTGGTCTGCGCTATTTGTTGCTGCAGCACAACCAGCTGGGGAGCTCAGGGCTGCCCGCCGGGGCTCTGCGGCCGCTGCGGGGCCTGCACACGCTGCACCTCTATGGCAATGGGCTGGACCGCGTGCCTCTGGCCCTGCCCCGCCGCCTGCGTGCCCTGGTGCTGCCCCACAACCACGTGGCCACGCTGGGTGCCCGCGACCTGGCCGCCACACCGGGCCTGATGGAGCTTAACCTGGCCTATAACCGCCTGACCAGCGCCCGCGTGCACCACCGGGCCTTCCGCCGGCTGCGCACCCTGCGCAGCCTGGACCTGGCGGGGAATCAGCTAACCCGGCTGCCCATGGGCCTGCCCACTGGCCTGCACACCCTGCGGCTGCAACGCAACCAGCTGCGGATGCTCGAGCCCGAACCTCTGACCGGCCTGGACCAACTGCAGGAGCTCAGCCTGGCGCACAACCGGCTCCGGGTCGGTGACATCGGGCCAGGCACCTGGCATGAGCTCCAAGCCCTCCAG ATGCTGGACCTCAGCCACAACGAGCTGTCCTTTGTGCCCCCGGACCTGCCTGAGGCCCTGGAGGAGCTGCACCTTGAGGGCAATCGCATCGGCCACGTGGGCCCCGAGGCCTTCCTCAGCACGCCCCGCCTGCGTGCCCTCTTCCTCAG GGCCAACAGGCTTCACATGACGAGCATCGCGGCCGAGGCCTTCCTGGGGCTCCCAAACCTGCGCGTGGTGGACACAGCAGGGAATCCGGAGCAGGTCCTGATCCAGCTGCCTCCCACCACCCCACGTGGGCCACGGGCAGGGGGCCCCTGA
- the PODNL1 gene encoding podocan-like protein 1 isoform X5, whose amino-acid sequence MAWTFGCSRTTSPEPLSTSPCRTTSSRNSPTMSCPASVACEPSTSTTTSSPQKLSVAPQFLPRSLRVADLAANQVMEIFPLTFGEKPALRSVYLHNNQLSNAGLPPDAFRGSEAVTTLSLSNNRFSYLPPSLPPSLERLHLQNNLISKVPRGALSRQTQLRELYLQHNQLTDSGLDATTFSKLHSLEYLDLSHNQLTTVPAGLPRTLAILHLGRNRIRQVEAARLHGARGLRYLLLQHNQLGSSGLPAGALRPLRGLHTLHLYGNGLDRVPLALPRRLRALVLPHNHVATLGARDLAATPGLMELNLAYNRLTSARVHHRAFRRLRTLRSLDLAGNQLTRLPMGLPTGLHTLRLQRNQLRMLEPEPLTGLDQLQELSLAHNRLRVGDIGPGTWHELQALQVRHRLVSHTLPRASPSPCLHCHIPNILVSWSSNQNKKMVRVG is encoded by the exons ATGGCTTGGACCTTCGGGTGTTCCCGGACAACATCACCAGAGCCGCTCAGCACCTCTCCTTGCAG AACAACCAGCTCCAGGAACTCCCCTACAATGAGCTGTCCCGCCTCAGTGGCCTGCGAACCCTCAACCTCCACAACAACCTCATCTCCTCAGAAG cTCTCAGTGGCCCCTCAGTTTCTGCCCCGGTCCCTCCGCGTCGCGGATCTGGCTGCCAACCAAGTGATGGAGATCTTCCCCCTCACCTTTGGGGAGAAGCCGGCACTCAG GTCCGTGTACCTCCACAACAACCAGCTGAGCAACGCTGGCCTGCCCCCTGACGCCTTCCGCGGCTCCGAGGCCGTCACCACCCTCAGCCTCTCGAACAACCGGTTCAGTTACCTGCCGCCCAGCCTGCCACCCTCACTTGAGCGGCTCCACCTGCAG AACAATCTCATCTCCAAGGTGCCCCGAGGAGCCCTGAGCCGCCAGACTCAACTCCGCGAGCTCTACCTCCAGCACAACCAGCTGACCGACAGCGGCCTGGATGCCACCACCTTCAG CAAGCTGCATAGCCTTGAATACCTGGATCTCTCCCATAACCAGCTGACCACCGTGCCCGCCGGCCTGCCCCGGACCCTGGCTATCCTGCACCTGGGCCGCAACCGCATCCGACAGGTGGAGGCAGCTCGGCTGCACGGGGCACGTGGTCTGCGCTATTTGTTGCTGCAGCACAACCAGCTGGGGAGCTCAGGGCTGCCCGCCGGGGCTCTGCGGCCGCTGCGGGGCCTGCACACGCTGCACCTCTATGGCAATGGGCTGGACCGCGTGCCTCTGGCCCTGCCCCGCCGCCTGCGTGCCCTGGTGCTGCCCCACAACCACGTGGCCACGCTGGGTGCCCGCGACCTGGCCGCCACACCGGGCCTGATGGAGCTTAACCTGGCCTATAACCGCCTGACCAGCGCCCGCGTGCACCACCGGGCCTTCCGCCGGCTGCGCACCCTGCGCAGCCTGGACCTGGCGGGGAATCAGCTAACCCGGCTGCCCATGGGCCTGCCCACTGGCCTGCACACCCTGCGGCTGCAACGCAACCAGCTGCGGATGCTCGAGCCCGAACCTCTGACCGGCCTGGACCAACTGCAGGAGCTCAGCCTGGCGCACAACCGGCTCCGGGTCGGTGACATCGGGCCAGGCACCTGGCATGAGCTCCAAGCCCTCCAGGTCAGGCACAGGCTGGTTAGCCACACTCTCCCCAGGGCCTCTCCATCCCCCTGCCTGCACTGCCACATCCCAAACATTCTAGTTAGCTGGTCAAGCAATCAGAACAAGAAAATGGTAAGAGTGGGTTAG